One genomic window of Streptomyces sp. WP-1 includes the following:
- the purL gene encoding phosphoribosylformylglycinamidine synthase subunit PurL, giving the protein MSRTPLDTVEHAAATPDVELPWAELGLKKDEYERVVEILGRRPTGAELAMYSVMWSEHCSYKSSKVHLRQFGEKAPESDALLVGIGENAGVVDVGQGYAVTFKVESHNHPSYVEPYQGAATGVGGIVRDIIAMGARPVAVVDPLRFGAADHPDTKRVLPGVVAGIGGYGNCLGLPNIGGEVVFDACYQGNPLVNAGAIGVMRHEDIHLAKASGAGNQVILYGARTGGDGIGGASILASETFDDAKPSKRPAVQVGDPFQEKLLIECTLEAFREKLVVGIQDLGAAGLSCATSELASNGSGGMRVTLDDVPLRDSTLSPEEILMSESQERMCAVVEPSKVERFLEICEKWDVIATVIGEVTDGDRLEIFWHGGKIVDVDPRTVAHDGPVYERPYARPSWQDALQADDANKLPRPATAEELKDQVLKLVGSPNQASKKWITQQYDHFVQGNTVLAQPEDSGMIRVDEESGLGVAIATDGNGRYAKLDPYTGAQLALAEAYRNVATTGAKPLAVSDCLNFGSPEDPAVMWQFAEAVRGLADGCQQLGTPVTGGNVSLYNQTGEAAIHPTPVVAVLGVIDDVARRTPVAFQEEGQLLYLLGDTREEFGGSAWSQVIHDHLGGMPPVVDLERERLLAEILISASRDGMIDSAHDLSDGGLAQAVVESALLGGKGARLVVPDGLDAFTFLLSESAGRALVAVPRSEELRFTDMCGARGLPATRIGVVDGDALDVQGEFTLPLSDLREAHESTIPALLA; this is encoded by the coding sequence ATGAGCCGCACGCCTCTGGACACGGTCGAGCACGCGGCCGCGACTCCCGACGTCGAGCTGCCCTGGGCCGAACTCGGTCTGAAGAAGGACGAGTACGAGCGGGTGGTGGAGATCCTCGGCCGCCGCCCGACCGGCGCGGAGCTCGCCATGTACTCGGTCATGTGGTCCGAGCACTGCTCGTACAAGTCCTCCAAGGTCCATCTGCGCCAGTTCGGCGAGAAGGCGCCCGAGTCGGACGCGCTGCTCGTCGGCATCGGCGAGAACGCCGGTGTGGTGGACGTCGGCCAGGGTTACGCGGTCACCTTCAAGGTCGAGTCGCACAACCACCCCTCGTACGTGGAGCCCTACCAGGGCGCGGCCACGGGCGTCGGCGGCATCGTCCGCGACATCATCGCGATGGGCGCCCGCCCGGTCGCGGTGGTCGACCCGCTGCGCTTCGGCGCGGCCGACCACCCCGACACCAAGCGCGTCCTGCCGGGCGTGGTCGCGGGCATCGGCGGCTACGGCAACTGCCTGGGCCTGCCCAACATCGGCGGCGAGGTCGTCTTCGACGCCTGCTACCAGGGCAACCCGCTGGTCAACGCCGGTGCCATCGGTGTGATGCGGCACGAGGACATCCACCTCGCCAAGGCCTCCGGCGCGGGCAACCAGGTCATCCTGTACGGCGCCCGGACCGGCGGCGACGGCATCGGCGGCGCCTCGATCCTCGCGTCCGAGACCTTCGACGACGCCAAGCCCTCGAAGCGGCCCGCGGTGCAGGTCGGCGACCCCTTCCAGGAGAAGCTCCTCATCGAGTGCACCCTGGAGGCGTTCCGGGAGAAGCTGGTCGTCGGCATCCAGGACCTGGGCGCGGCCGGACTCTCCTGCGCGACCAGCGAGCTGGCGTCCAACGGCTCCGGCGGCATGCGCGTCACCCTGGACGACGTCCCGCTGCGCGACTCGACGCTCTCGCCCGAGGAGATCCTCATGAGCGAGTCGCAGGAACGCATGTGCGCGGTCGTGGAGCCCTCGAAGGTCGAGCGGTTCCTGGAGATCTGCGAGAAGTGGGACGTCATCGCCACCGTCATCGGTGAGGTGACCGACGGCGACCGGCTGGAGATCTTCTGGCACGGCGGCAAGATCGTGGACGTCGACCCGCGCACGGTCGCGCACGACGGCCCGGTCTACGAGCGCCCGTACGCGCGCCCCTCCTGGCAGGACGCGCTCCAGGCCGACGACGCGAACAAGCTGCCGCGCCCGGCGACCGCCGAGGAGCTGAAGGACCAGGTCCTCAAGCTCGTCGGGTCCCCGAACCAGGCGTCCAAGAAGTGGATCACCCAGCAGTACGACCACTTCGTGCAGGGCAACACGGTGCTGGCGCAGCCCGAGGACTCCGGCATGATCCGCGTGGACGAGGAGTCCGGGCTCGGCGTCGCCATCGCGACGGACGGCAACGGCCGCTACGCCAAGCTGGACCCGTACACGGGCGCGCAGCTGGCGCTGGCGGAGGCGTACCGGAACGTGGCGACGACGGGTGCGAAGCCGCTCGCGGTCTCGGACTGCCTGAACTTCGGCTCGCCCGAGGACCCGGCGGTGATGTGGCAGTTCGCGGAGGCGGTACGTGGTCTCGCGGACGGCTGCCAGCAGCTCGGCACCCCGGTGACCGGCGGCAATGTCTCGCTCTACAACCAGACGGGCGAGGCGGCGATCCACCCGACGCCGGTCGTCGCGGTCCTCGGTGTGATCGACGACGTCGCCCGCCGCACCCCGGTCGCCTTCCAGGAGGAGGGGCAGCTGCTCTATCTCCTCGGCGACACCCGCGAGGAGTTCGGCGGCTCGGCCTGGTCCCAGGTGATCCACGACCACCTGGGCGGCATGCCTCCGGTGGTCGACCTGGAGCGGGAGCGGCTGCTGGCCGAGATCCTGATCTCCGCCTCCCGCGACGGCATGATCGACTCCGCGCACGACCTGTCCGACGGCGGTCTCGCGCAGGCCGTGGTCGAGTCGGCGCTGCTGGGCGGGAAGGGCGCGCGCCTGGTCGTCCCCGACGGCCTGGACGCCTTCACCTTCCTCCTCTCCGAGTCGGCTGGCCGCGCCCTCGTGGCCGTCCCCCGCTCGGAGGAGCTCCGCTTCACCGACATGTGCGGCGCGCGCGGCCTGCCGGCCACCCGCATCGGTGTCGTGGACGGCGACGCGCTGGACGTCCAGGGCGAGTTCACCCTCCCCCTGTCCGACCTGCGCGAGGCCCACGAGAGCACGATCCCCGCGCTGCTGGCGTGA
- a CDS encoding maleylpyruvate isomerase family mycothiol-dependent enzyme, with protein sequence MPPAKKRARAYDSVRTRAAVLGQLGAVREAVRGLSDEQLAGATRLGGWSVRELVVHIGMAVTAVPRALAQPEPATADAVLLDWPFATAANFAAIDAFTRDLTAEHPDLDAYLADLDAALRALLAEHPGSRLLPTNAGVLSLDDYLVTRAVELVVHTDDLNAAVPGLDVPYDRQALAATTRLLADALAAKAPGGSTEVRVPPYAVVQCVAGPRHTRGTPPNVVETDPLTWVRLATGRLDWQTAVDEAKVSASGERADIGGLLPVMS encoded by the coding sequence ATGCCCCCGGCCAAGAAGCGTGCCCGTGCCTACGATTCCGTTCGGACCCGTGCCGCGGTCCTCGGTCAGCTCGGGGCGGTGCGGGAGGCCGTACGCGGGCTGAGTGACGAGCAGTTGGCGGGGGCGACCCGGCTCGGGGGCTGGTCCGTGCGGGAGTTGGTCGTGCACATCGGGATGGCGGTGACGGCCGTACCGCGGGCGCTCGCGCAGCCCGAGCCGGCCACGGCGGATGCGGTGCTGCTCGACTGGCCGTTCGCGACCGCCGCCAACTTCGCGGCCATCGACGCGTTCACCCGGGACCTCACCGCCGAGCACCCCGACCTCGACGCCTACCTCGCGGACCTCGACGCCGCCCTGCGCGCCCTTCTCGCCGAGCACCCCGGCAGCCGGCTGCTGCCGACCAACGCCGGTGTCCTGTCCCTGGACGACTACCTGGTCACCCGCGCCGTCGAACTCGTCGTGCACACCGACGACCTGAACGCCGCCGTGCCGGGGCTCGACGTGCCGTACGACCGGCAGGCGCTCGCCGCCACCACCCGGCTGCTCGCCGACGCGCTCGCGGCGAAGGCGCCCGGCGGCTCCACCGAGGTGCGTGTGCCGCCGTACGCCGTGGTGCAGTGCGTGGCGGGGCCCCGGCACACCCGCGGCACCCCGCCCAACGTGGTGGAGACCGACCCGCTGACGTGGGTACGGCTCGCCACCGGGCGGCTGGACTGGCAGACGGCCGTGGACGAGGCCAAGGTCAGCGCGAGCGGGGAGCGGGCCGACATCGGGGGACTGCTGCCGGTCATGTCCTGA
- a CDS encoding META domain-containing protein, producing the protein MTVDEPLTGVEWRVVSVTADGATHRAPLAARLLLRDDGTATGNLGCNSFSAPATLRGDRVTFGQLRTTRMACDESRMAFERLLGGLLGGRALTVAPGHGKLTLTTSHGDHVNLTRSTPE; encoded by the coding sequence GTGACCGTGGACGAACCCCTGACCGGCGTCGAATGGCGCGTCGTGAGCGTCACCGCCGACGGCGCCACGCACCGCGCGCCGCTCGCCGCCCGCCTGCTCCTGCGCGACGACGGAACCGCCACCGGCAACCTCGGCTGCAACAGCTTCAGCGCCCCCGCCACCCTGCGCGGCGACCGCGTCACCTTCGGGCAGCTGCGCACCACCAGGATGGCCTGCGACGAGTCCCGGATGGCGTTCGAGCGGCTGCTCGGCGGGCTGCTCGGCGGCCGGGCGCTCACCGTCGCCCCCGGCCACGGCAAGCTCACGCTCACCACGAGTCACGGGGACCACGTCAACCTCACCCGCAGCACACCAGAATGA
- the purF gene encoding amidophosphoribosyltransferase, with protein sequence MPRGDGRLNHDLLPGEKGPQDACGVFGVWAPGEEVAKLTYFGLYALQHRGQESAGIAVSNGSQILVFKDMGLVSQVFDETSLGSLQGHIAVGHARYSTTGASVWENAQPTFRATAHGSIALGHNGNLVNTAQLAEMVAELPNENNSRSTRVAATNDTDLLTALLAAQVDEDGKPLTIEEAAHQVLPKVRGAFSLVFMDEHTLYAGRDPQGVRPLVLGRLERGWVVASESAALDICGASFVREIEPGEFVAIDENGLRSSRFAEAKPKGCVFEYVYLARPDTDIAGRNVYLSRVEMGRRLAKEAPVEADLVIATPESGTPAAIGYAEASGIPFGAGLVKNAYVGRTFIQPSQTIRQLGIRLKLNPLKEVIKGKRLVVVDDSIVRGNTQRALVRMLREAGAAEVHIRISSPPVKWPCFFGIDFATRAELIANGMTIDEIGTSLGADSLAYISIDGMIDATTIAKPDLCRACFDGEYPMELPDPELLGKQLLETELAAGPAETAAADAIRRP encoded by the coding sequence GTGCCACGTGGTGACGGTCGACTCAATCACGACCTGCTCCCCGGTGAGAAAGGCCCCCAGGACGCGTGTGGCGTCTTCGGTGTCTGGGCTCCGGGTGAAGAGGTCGCAAAGCTCACGTACTTCGGGCTCTACGCCCTCCAGCACCGGGGTCAGGAATCCGCGGGAATCGCGGTCAGCAATGGCTCCCAGATCCTCGTCTTCAAGGACATGGGCCTGGTCTCCCAGGTCTTCGACGAGACCTCTCTCGGATCGCTCCAGGGTCATATCGCGGTCGGACACGCCCGCTACTCGACCACCGGCGCCTCCGTGTGGGAGAACGCCCAGCCGACGTTCCGCGCCACCGCGCACGGCTCGATCGCGCTCGGCCACAACGGCAACCTGGTCAACACGGCGCAGCTCGCCGAGATGGTCGCCGAACTCCCGAACGAGAACAACAGCCGCTCCACCCGGGTCGCGGCCACCAACGACACCGACCTGCTGACGGCGCTGCTCGCCGCCCAGGTCGACGAGGACGGCAAGCCGCTGACCATCGAGGAGGCCGCCCACCAGGTCCTCCCGAAGGTCCGGGGCGCCTTCTCGCTCGTCTTCATGGACGAGCACACCCTCTACGCCGGCCGTGACCCCCAGGGCGTCCGCCCGCTGGTCCTCGGCCGCCTGGAGCGCGGCTGGGTGGTCGCCTCCGAGTCCGCCGCCCTGGACATCTGCGGCGCCAGCTTCGTCCGCGAGATCGAGCCGGGCGAGTTCGTCGCCATCGACGAGAACGGCCTGCGCAGCTCGCGATTCGCGGAAGCAAAGCCCAAGGGCTGTGTCTTCGAGTACGTGTACCTGGCCCGCCCGGACACCGACATCGCCGGCCGGAACGTGTACCTCTCCCGCGTGGAGATGGGCCGCCGGCTCGCCAAGGAGGCCCCGGTCGAGGCCGACCTGGTGATAGCCACCCCGGAGTCGGGCACCCCGGCCGCGATCGGCTACGCCGAGGCATCGGGCATCCCGTTCGGCGCCGGACTGGTGAAGAACGCCTATGTGGGCCGTACGTTCATCCAGCCCTCGCAGACCATCCGCCAGCTGGGCATCCGGCTGAAGCTGAACCCGCTCAAGGAAGTCATCAAGGGCAAGCGCCTGGTGGTCGTGGACGACTCGATCGTGCGCGGCAACACCCAGCGGGCCCTGGTGCGCATGCTCCGCGAGGCGGGCGCCGCCGAGGTGCACATCCGCATCTCCTCGCCGCCGGTGAAGTGGCCCTGCTTCTTCGGCATCGACTTCGCCACCCGCGCCGAGCTGATCGCCAACGGCATGACGATCGACGAGATCGGCACCAGCCTCGGCGCCGACTCGCTCGCCTACATCTCCATCGACGGCATGATCGACGCGACCACCATCGCCAAGCCGGACCTGTGCCGCGCCTGCTTCGACGGCGAGTACCCGATGGAGCTGCCGGACCCGGAGCTGCTCGGCAAGCAGCTGCTGGAGACCGAGCTGGCGGCCGGTCCGGCCGAAACGGCCGCGGCCGACGCGATCCGCCGCCCGTAA
- the purM gene encoding phosphoribosylformylglycinamidine cyclo-ligase gives MSETTGASYAAAGVDIEAGDRAVELMKEWVKKTRRPEVLGGIGGFAGLFDASALKRYERPLLASATDGVGTKVDIARRLGVYDTIGHDLVAMVMDDIVVCGAEPLFMTDYICVGKVHPERVAAIVKGIAEGCVLAGCALVGGETAEHPGLLGADDFDVAGAGTGVVEADRLLGPDRIREGDTVIAMAASGLHSNGYSLVRHVLLNTAGLALESEVAELGRTLGEELLEPTKIYSLDCLALTRTAEVHAFSHITGGGLAANLARVIPDDLHAVVDRATWTPGAIFDLVGRTGNVARLELEKTLNMGVGMMAIVPGESTEVALATLADRGVEAWVAGEITERGDKDSGAELVGDYAN, from the coding sequence ATGTCTGAGACAACTGGTGCCAGCTACGCAGCGGCGGGCGTCGACATCGAGGCGGGCGACCGCGCCGTCGAGCTGATGAAGGAGTGGGTCAAGAAGACCCGGCGCCCCGAGGTCCTCGGCGGCATCGGCGGCTTCGCCGGACTCTTCGACGCCTCCGCCCTCAAGCGCTACGAGCGCCCCCTGCTCGCCTCCGCCACGGACGGCGTGGGCACCAAGGTGGACATCGCCCGCCGCCTGGGCGTCTACGACACCATCGGCCACGACCTGGTCGCCATGGTCATGGACGACATCGTGGTGTGCGGCGCCGAGCCGCTGTTCATGACCGACTACATCTGCGTCGGCAAGGTCCACCCCGAGCGGGTCGCCGCCATCGTCAAGGGCATCGCGGAGGGCTGTGTGCTGGCCGGCTGCGCCCTGGTCGGCGGTGAGACGGCCGAACACCCGGGCCTGCTCGGCGCGGACGACTTCGATGTCGCGGGCGCCGGTACGGGCGTCGTGGAGGCCGACCGGCTGCTCGGCCCGGACCGCATCCGCGAGGGCGACACCGTGATCGCCATGGCGGCCTCCGGGCTTCACTCGAACGGGTACTCCCTGGTCCGCCACGTCCTGCTGAACACGGCGGGCCTGGCCCTGGAGTCGGAGGTGGCCGAGCTGGGCCGCACCCTCGGCGAGGAGCTGCTGGAGCCCACCAAGATCTACTCGCTGGACTGCCTGGCGCTGACCCGCACGGCCGAGGTGCACGCCTTCAGCCACATCACCGGCGGCGGGCTCGCGGCCAACCTGGCCCGGGTGATCCCGGACGACCTGCACGCCGTGGTCGACCGCGCCACCTGGACCCCGGGCGCGATCTTCGACCTGGTCGGCAGGACCGGGAACGTGGCACGCCTGGAGCTGGAGAAGACGCTGAACATGGGCGTCGGCATGATGGCGATCGTCCCCGGGGAATCCACCGAGGTGGCCCTCGCGACGCTGGCCGACCGGGGCGTCGAGGCCTGGGTGGCCGGTGAGATCACCGAGCGCGGCGACAAGGACAGCGGCGCGGAGCTGGTGGGGGACTACGCGAACTGA
- a CDS encoding DUF3073 domain-containing protein, which translates to MGRGRAKAKQTKVARQLKYNSGGTDLSRLASELGASTSNQPPNGEPFEDDDEDEDDLYSRYADLYEDDEDEDDGPSQHRRGA; encoded by the coding sequence ATGGGGCGCGGCCGGGCCAAGGCCAAGCAGACAAAGGTCGCCCGCCAGCTGAAGTACAACAGCGGTGGGACTGACCTGTCACGTCTGGCCAGTGAACTGGGCGCATCAACTTCGAACCAGCCGCCGAACGGCGAGCCTTTCGAGGACGATGACGAGGACGAGGACGACCTTTACTCCCGTTACGCCGACCTCTATGAGGACGACGAGGACGAGGACGACGGTCCCTCACAACACCGTCGCGGCGCTTGA